One stretch of Punica granatum isolate Tunisia-2019 chromosome 5, ASM765513v2, whole genome shotgun sequence DNA includes these proteins:
- the LOC116208827 gene encoding MADS-box transcription factor 23 isoform X1: MGRGRIEIKKIENVNSRQVTFSKRRNGLFKKANELSVLCDAEVAVIVFSNTGKLYEFSSTSMEHTLVRHQRGLHHELPENSSDGRVVEEHRHQTELNVLKSEISRLHMAYSRLIGRELEGLSFKELQQIECQLTEGLLSVKQKKEGFLLDQLGKSRIQEEKATLENEALRKEVEQLKGESQRKALLEFHPLEGKFSLSNPKPIKSCTSDPNEGPDVSLQLNSLATSRGDRKRKAAEMENIACDDSGSQVASE, encoded by the exons ATGGGTCGGGGGAGGATCGAGATCAAGAAGATCGAGAATGTGAACAGCAGGCAGGTCACGTTCTCGAAGCGGCGTAACGGGCTGTTCAAGAAGGCCAATGAGTTATCGGTCCTCTGCGATGCGGAAGTCGCCGTCATAGTTTTCTCAAACACTGGGAAGCTTTACGAGTTCTCGAGTACCAG CATGGAGCACACGCTAGTTAGACACCAGAGGGGACTTCATCATGAATTGCCCGAAAATTCATCCGATGGGCGTGTCGTGGAG GAACATCGACATCAAACGGAACTAAACGTGTTGAAGAGTGAAATATCGAGGCTCCATATGGCATACTC GCGGCTGATCGGTAGGGAACTAGAAGGCTTGAGCTTCAAGGAGCTGCAGCAGATAGAGTGCCAATTGACTGAAGGGTTGTTGTCTGTTAAGCAGAAGAAG GAAGGATTCTTGTTGGACCAACTTGGGAAATCAAGAATACAG GAAGAAAAGGCGACTCTTGAGAATGAGGCTCTACGCAAAGAG gTAGAGCAGCTCAAAGGAGAGAGCCAAAGGAAAGCACTGCTAGAATTTCATCCTCTGGAAGGGAAATTCTCACTCTCAAACCCAAAACCCATTAAGTCTTGCACTTCTGACCCAAACGAAGGCCCTGATGTCTCTCTACAATTAAA TAGTTTGGCAACAAGTCGTGGTGACCGTAAGAGGAAAGCAGCTGAGATGGAGAATATTGCTTGTGATGATTCTGGAAGTCAAGTGGCCTCTGAGTGA
- the LOC116208827 gene encoding agamous-like MADS-box protein AGL18 isoform X2 — protein MGRGRIEIKKIENVNSRQVTFSKRRNGLFKKANELSVLCDAEVAVIVFSNTGKLYEFSSTSMEHTLVRHQRGLHHELPENSSDGRVVEEHRHQTELNVLKSEISRLHMAYSRLIGRELEGLSFKELQQIECQLTEGLLSVKQKKEGFLLDQLGKSRIQEEKATLENEALRKEVEQLKGESQRKALLEFHPLEGKFSLSNPKPIKSCTSDPNEGPDVSLQLNLATSRGDRKRKAAEMENIACDDSGSQVASE, from the exons ATGGGTCGGGGGAGGATCGAGATCAAGAAGATCGAGAATGTGAACAGCAGGCAGGTCACGTTCTCGAAGCGGCGTAACGGGCTGTTCAAGAAGGCCAATGAGTTATCGGTCCTCTGCGATGCGGAAGTCGCCGTCATAGTTTTCTCAAACACTGGGAAGCTTTACGAGTTCTCGAGTACCAG CATGGAGCACACGCTAGTTAGACACCAGAGGGGACTTCATCATGAATTGCCCGAAAATTCATCCGATGGGCGTGTCGTGGAG GAACATCGACATCAAACGGAACTAAACGTGTTGAAGAGTGAAATATCGAGGCTCCATATGGCATACTC GCGGCTGATCGGTAGGGAACTAGAAGGCTTGAGCTTCAAGGAGCTGCAGCAGATAGAGTGCCAATTGACTGAAGGGTTGTTGTCTGTTAAGCAGAAGAAG GAAGGATTCTTGTTGGACCAACTTGGGAAATCAAGAATACAG GAAGAAAAGGCGACTCTTGAGAATGAGGCTCTACGCAAAGAG gTAGAGCAGCTCAAAGGAGAGAGCCAAAGGAAAGCACTGCTAGAATTTCATCCTCTGGAAGGGAAATTCTCACTCTCAAACCCAAAACCCATTAAGTCTTGCACTTCTGACCCAAACGAAGGCCCTGATGTCTCTCTACAATTAAA TTTGGCAACAAGTCGTGGTGACCGTAAGAGGAAAGCAGCTGAGATGGAGAATATTGCTTGTGATGATTCTGGAAGTCAAGTGGCCTCTGAGTGA